The Lysobacter enzymogenes genome window below encodes:
- a CDS encoding hybrid sensor histidine kinase/response regulator: MLSLTTVALASLAWLALMFGTALFAERRPGVLARHWHHIYALSLAVHCTSWTFYGTVTQAARYGWPLPPTFLGSILFYALAVGFMVKLVRLARETNATSLADLIATRLGKDAWLAALVTLIAALGLIPYIALQLKAVAMSFAMLTTHNADGAASPAWRDSALYVALAMALFAMLFGTRRASAAEHNRGLVLAMAFESVFKLAAMLALGGFVWLGLDALPPAPAAPVAADGPAGGFAPLVLLGALAMFILPHQFHVGVVECRDEAHVRTARWQFPLYLLLIAAPVLPVAMLGQRLLGTQVPSDLYVLALPLAQGQQGLALFAFLGGLSAATGMVVVSTLTLSLMIGNHWFAPNLLRGAWSRNRDLRGRVLALRRAGIVAIMLLAWGYSRLIAGSEALADVGAVSFSALATLAPALAFAVWRPQTPARAAIAGIAAGFAVWCWTLLLPMLFEARGAAPAWFAHGPLGWEWLAPERLFGLTGWSRLGRAVGASLFTGTLVTVLAALWRREPARHARRGLDAQTLRDAGLRFLPRERVAQLLDGVATGAPVAAAVEAGVERELAAVLGSSSARVLLDAARREAGRDLDTVAAIVGEASADLRFNQRVLEAALQNMSQGISVVDAQLRLVAWNRRYAELFDFPPELLQVGRPIADLARWAMHRLPFQGDLEGALQRRLAYMRAGTAHLSERVLADGSILEIRGNPMPGGGFVATFTDVTAFRRAEAGLIQANETLEQRVAERTADLEVATQEAQRANEAKSRFLAAVGHDLMQPLHAAQLFADALGQQVADPAQRETVARIGGALESTGDLLTGLLDMSRLQAGGLVPQPREFPLAEVLDPLAAQFAAIAAARGLRFRYVPSRAWTRSDPQLLRRVLQNFLANAVRYTAQGRVLLGVRRRGDGWRIEVHDTGPGIEPAQRAAIFEEFRRGPDAPGQGLGLGLSIADRIAQLLDAPLSLRSEVGRGTAFGVRVAAVRAAQAPPRAPAQAGARGALAGLRVLAVDNDAQALAALSEVLRRWGCEVVVAADEAGARAALRAAPAQLWLFDFHLDRDDTGVALARRLEPEFGSPPCLLLSADGGDEVRAAVHAAGRSLLAKPVKPLALKSVLDRLLAAAAAAR, from the coding sequence ATGCTGAGCCTCACCACCGTCGCCCTGGCCAGTCTGGCGTGGCTGGCGCTGATGTTCGGCACCGCGCTGTTCGCCGAACGCCGGCCGGGCGTGCTGGCGCGCCACTGGCATCACATCTACGCGCTGTCGCTGGCGGTGCACTGCACCTCGTGGACCTTCTACGGCACCGTCACCCAGGCCGCGCGCTACGGCTGGCCGCTGCCGCCGACGTTTCTCGGCTCGATCCTGTTCTATGCCCTGGCCGTGGGCTTCATGGTCAAGCTGGTGCGGCTGGCGCGCGAGACCAACGCGACTTCGCTGGCCGACCTGATCGCGACCCGTCTCGGCAAGGACGCGTGGCTGGCCGCGCTGGTGACCCTGATCGCCGCGCTCGGGCTGATTCCCTACATCGCGCTGCAGTTGAAAGCGGTGGCGATGAGCTTCGCCATGCTGACCACCCACAACGCCGACGGCGCCGCTTCGCCGGCGTGGCGCGACAGCGCGCTGTACGTGGCGCTGGCGATGGCGCTGTTCGCGATGCTGTTCGGCACCCGCCGCGCCAGCGCCGCCGAGCACAACCGCGGGCTGGTGCTGGCGATGGCGTTCGAGTCGGTGTTCAAGCTGGCGGCGATGCTGGCGCTCGGCGGTTTCGTCTGGCTCGGCCTCGACGCGCTGCCGCCGGCGCCGGCCGCGCCGGTCGCGGCGGACGGCCCGGCCGGTGGTTTCGCGCCGCTGGTGCTGCTCGGCGCGCTGGCGATGTTCATCCTGCCGCACCAGTTCCATGTCGGCGTGGTCGAATGCCGCGACGAAGCCCACGTGCGCACCGCGCGCTGGCAGTTCCCGCTGTACCTGCTGCTGATCGCAGCGCCGGTGCTGCCGGTGGCGATGCTCGGCCAGCGCCTGCTCGGCACCCAGGTGCCTTCGGACCTGTACGTGCTGGCGCTGCCGCTGGCGCAGGGGCAGCAGGGGCTGGCGCTGTTCGCGTTTCTCGGCGGGCTCAGCGCCGCTACCGGCATGGTCGTGGTCAGCACACTGACCCTGAGCCTGATGATCGGCAACCACTGGTTCGCGCCGAACCTGCTGCGCGGCGCGTGGTCGCGCAACCGCGACCTGCGCGGGCGGGTGCTGGCGCTGCGCCGCGCCGGCATCGTCGCGATCATGCTGCTGGCGTGGGGCTACAGCCGTTTGATCGCCGGCAGCGAGGCGCTGGCCGACGTCGGCGCGGTGTCGTTCTCGGCGCTGGCGACGCTGGCGCCGGCGCTGGCGTTCGCGGTGTGGCGGCCGCAGACGCCGGCGCGCGCGGCCATCGCCGGCATCGCCGCGGGTTTCGCGGTGTGGTGCTGGACGCTGCTGCTGCCGATGCTGTTCGAAGCGCGCGGCGCGGCGCCGGCATGGTTCGCGCACGGCCCGCTGGGTTGGGAATGGCTGGCGCCGGAGCGTTTGTTCGGCCTGACCGGCTGGAGCCGGCTCGGCCGCGCGGTCGGCGCGAGCCTGTTCACCGGAACGCTGGTCACCGTGCTCGCCGCGCTGTGGCGGCGCGAGCCGGCCCGGCATGCGCGCCGCGGCCTCGATGCGCAGACCCTGCGCGACGCCGGCCTGCGCTTCCTGCCGCGCGAACGCGTGGCGCAGCTGCTCGACGGCGTCGCCACCGGCGCGCCGGTCGCGGCGGCGGTCGAAGCGGGGGTCGAGCGCGAACTGGCCGCGGTGCTGGGTTCGTCGTCGGCGCGGGTGCTGCTGGATGCTGCGCGGCGCGAGGCCGGGCGCGATCTCGACACGGTCGCGGCGATCGTCGGCGAGGCGTCGGCGGATCTGCGCTTCAACCAGCGCGTGCTCGAAGCGGCGTTGCAGAACATGAGCCAGGGCATCAGCGTCGTGGATGCGCAGCTTCGGTTGGTCGCCTGGAACCGGCGCTACGCCGAACTGTTCGATTTCCCGCCCGAGTTGCTGCAAGTCGGCCGTCCCATCGCCGACCTCGCGCGCTGGGCGATGCACCGGCTGCCGTTCCAGGGCGATCTGGAAGGCGCGTTGCAGCGGCGCCTGGCCTATATGCGCGCCGGCACCGCGCATCTGTCCGAACGCGTGCTCGCCGACGGCAGCATCCTGGAAATCCGCGGCAATCCGATGCCCGGCGGCGGCTTCGTCGCGACCTTCACCGACGTCACCGCGTTCCGCCGCGCCGAAGCGGGGCTGATCCAGGCCAACGAGACGCTCGAGCAGCGCGTGGCCGAACGCACCGCCGATCTTGAGGTGGCGACCCAGGAAGCGCAGCGCGCCAACGAAGCCAAGAGCCGCTTCCTCGCCGCGGTCGGCCACGACCTGATGCAGCCGCTGCATGCGGCGCAGCTGTTCGCCGACGCGCTGGGCCAGCAAGTCGCCGACCCGGCCCAGCGCGAGACCGTCGCGCGCATCGGCGGCGCGCTGGAATCCACCGGCGACCTGCTGACCGGCTTGCTCGACATGTCGCGCCTGCAGGCCGGCGGGCTGGTGCCGCAGCCGCGCGAGTTTCCGCTGGCCGAAGTGCTCGACCCGCTGGCCGCGCAGTTCGCCGCGATCGCCGCCGCGCGCGGCCTGCGCTTCCGCTACGTGCCCAGCCGCGCCTGGACCCGCAGCGATCCGCAACTGCTGCGGCGGGTGTTGCAGAACTTCCTCGCCAATGCGGTGCGCTACACCGCGCAGGGGCGGGTGCTGCTCGGCGTGCGCCGGCGCGGCGACGGCTGGCGCATCGAGGTGCACGACACCGGCCCGGGCATCGAGCCGGCGCAGCGCGCGGCGATCTTCGAAGAATTCCGCCGCGGCCCGGATGCGCCGGGGCAGGGCCTCGGCCTGGGCTTGTCGATCGCCGACCGCATCGCGCAGTTGCTCGATGCGCCGCTGAGCCTGCGCAGCGAGGTCGGCCGCGGCACCGCATTCGGCGTGCGCGTGGCCGCGGTGCGCGCCGCGCAGGCGCCGCCGCGCGCGCCCGCGCAGGCCGGCGCGCGCGGCGCGCTGGCCGGGCTGCGCGTGCTCGCGGTCGACAACGACGCGCAGGCGCTGGCCGCGCTGAGCGAGGTGCTGCGGCGCTGGGGCTGCGAAGTCGTCGTCGCCGCCGACGAGGCCGGCGCGCGTGCGGCCCTGCGCGCGGCGCCGGCGCAGCTGTGGCTGTTCGATTTCCATCTCGACCGCGACGACACCGGCGTGGCCCTGGCGCGACGCCTGGAGCCCGAGTTCGGTTCGCCGCCGTGCCTGCTGCTGAGCGCCGACGGCGGCGACGAGGTGCGCGCGGCGGTGCACGCGGCCGGCCGTTCGCTGCTGGCCAAGCCGGTCAAGCCGCTGGCCTTGAAGTCGGTGCTCGACCGCCTGCTGGCGGCCGCGGCGGCGGCTCGCTGA
- a CDS encoding TonB-dependent receptor, translating to MTRINAHAPSHSARRGALATAVALALLAPAAWAQDAAPAARDATTLGGLTVTARKREETLQEVPVAITAFTPEALDRLNVEDLSDLDAQVPNLTIYAARGSSSTITAYIRGVGQSDPLWGVDPGVGIYMDDVYIARPQGALLDVFDVERIEVLRGPQGTLYGKNTIGGAIKYISRGLPTQFDGFAQVTVGNYGQLDVKAAVAGPIGGATQGGDATLRGRLSVASLNRDGFGKNVVTGQDVSDKEVLALRGSLGAYVSDALDIQFAFDWMDDQSGVRGAKMLAPNRFAPGVAPLGSRYDIRSGMPNVNDTTIKGASATVNWRASDDWTFKYVLAKRESDTETNIDFDTLQNKIADVKAFYSDQQVSHELQANYDGGGRARGVMGIYAFDGEAGGQVLNNFFNLSFGDTQGTVYTESLAFYADWTFDLTDKLKLDVGARYTDEDKRAKVFNQGYRDANFTIPSGAIAANFDRKINFKNTSPKVSLDYQIAPDIMVYGLATRGFKSGGYNIRAQAAAVPRSAEPFDDEVVDSYEVGSKMAFFDQRLFLNLSYFHNKYKDIQLSVFTAYDSNGDGTNDAFFGDFTNAGQGTVQGLEVEYQWLPNQNWLISGNLAWLDAKYDEFLYAGVNIAKEQEFTNAPEFSGALNVEYRTDLSDGSNLSARVGYSYQSEVVATTEIVRTGALPITQDGYGLINAGVTWRSKGPWTVSLQGSNLADKEYRTTGYSLNSALGVYTGFYGPPRQYSLSVKYAF from the coding sequence GTGACCCGCATCAACGCACACGCCCCAAGTCATAGCGCCCGCCGCGGCGCGCTCGCCACCGCGGTCGCTCTCGCCTTGCTGGCGCCGGCCGCCTGGGCGCAGGACGCCGCGCCGGCCGCGCGCGACGCCACGACCCTGGGCGGGCTGACCGTCACCGCGCGCAAGCGCGAGGAGACCTTGCAGGAAGTGCCGGTGGCGATCACCGCGTTCACGCCCGAGGCGCTGGACCGGCTCAACGTCGAGGACCTCAGCGACCTCGACGCGCAGGTGCCGAACCTGACCATCTACGCCGCGCGCGGTTCCAGCAGCACCATCACCGCCTACATCCGCGGCGTCGGCCAGTCCGATCCGCTGTGGGGCGTGGACCCGGGCGTGGGCATCTACATGGACGACGTCTACATCGCCCGCCCGCAGGGCGCGCTGCTGGACGTGTTCGACGTCGAGCGCATCGAAGTGCTGCGCGGCCCGCAGGGCACGCTGTACGGCAAGAACACCATCGGCGGCGCGATCAAGTACATCTCGCGCGGCCTGCCGACCCAGTTCGACGGCTTCGCCCAGGTGACCGTCGGCAACTACGGCCAGCTCGACGTCAAGGCCGCGGTCGCCGGCCCGATCGGCGGCGCGACCCAGGGCGGCGACGCGACCTTGCGCGGGCGTCTGTCGGTCGCCAGCCTCAACCGCGACGGCTTCGGCAAGAACGTCGTCACCGGCCAGGACGTCAGCGACAAGGAAGTGCTGGCCCTGCGCGGCAGCCTCGGCGCCTACGTCAGCGACGCGCTCGACATCCAGTTCGCGTTCGACTGGATGGACGACCAGTCCGGCGTGCGCGGCGCCAAGATGCTCGCGCCGAACCGCTTCGCCCCGGGCGTCGCGCCGCTGGGCAGCCGCTACGACATCCGCAGCGGCATGCCCAACGTCAACGACACCACGATCAAGGGCGCCTCGGCGACGGTCAACTGGCGCGCCAGCGACGACTGGACGTTCAAGTACGTGCTGGCCAAGCGCGAGTCGGACACCGAGACCAACATCGACTTCGACACCCTGCAGAACAAGATCGCCGACGTGAAGGCGTTCTACAGCGACCAGCAGGTCAGCCACGAACTGCAGGCCAACTACGACGGCGGCGGCCGCGCCCGCGGCGTCATGGGCATCTACGCCTTCGACGGCGAGGCCGGCGGGCAGGTGCTCAACAACTTCTTCAACCTCAGCTTCGGCGACACCCAGGGCACGGTCTATACCGAGTCGCTGGCGTTCTACGCCGACTGGACGTTCGACCTGACCGACAAGCTCAAGCTCGACGTCGGCGCGCGCTACACCGACGAGGACAAGCGCGCCAAGGTGTTCAACCAGGGCTATCGCGACGCGAACTTCACCATTCCCAGCGGCGCGATCGCGGCCAACTTCGACCGCAAGATCAATTTCAAGAACACCTCGCCCAAAGTCTCGCTCGACTACCAGATCGCGCCGGACATCATGGTCTACGGCCTGGCCACGCGCGGCTTCAAGTCCGGCGGCTACAACATCCGCGCCCAGGCCGCGGCGGTGCCGCGTTCGGCCGAGCCGTTCGACGACGAGGTCGTCGACAGCTACGAGGTCGGCAGCAAGATGGCGTTCTTCGACCAGCGCCTGTTCCTGAACCTGTCGTACTTCCACAACAAGTACAAGGACATCCAACTGTCGGTGTTCACCGCCTACGACAGCAACGGCGACGGCACCAACGACGCGTTCTTCGGCGATTTCACCAACGCCGGCCAGGGCACGGTGCAGGGCCTGGAAGTCGAGTACCAGTGGCTGCCGAACCAGAACTGGCTGATCTCCGGCAACCTGGCCTGGCTCGACGCGAAGTACGACGAATTCCTGTACGCCGGCGTCAACATCGCCAAGGAACAGGAGTTCACCAACGCGCCCGAGTTCTCCGGCGCGCTCAACGTCGAGTACCGCACCGACTTGTCCGACGGCAGCAATCTGTCGGCGCGGGTCGGCTACAGCTACCAGAGCGAGGTGGTCGCGACGACCGAGATCGTGCGCACCGGCGCGCTGCCGATCACCCAGGACGGCTACGGCCTGATCAACGCCGGCGTGACCTGGAGGAGCAAGGGCCCGTGGACGGTGTCGCTGCAGGGCAGCAACCTCGCCGACAAGGAATACCGCACCACCGGCTACAGCCTGAACTCGGCGCTCGGCGTCTACACCGGCTTCTACGGCCCGCCGCGCCAGTACTCGCTGTCGGTCAAGTACGCGTTCTGA